From Clostridium sp. SY8519:
CAGATCCATAAAACATCCCGGTTCTTCGATCCGTACATAACGAATCCAGTCCCGATGCCTGTCATAGAATCCTTTGAGCCCCATGGTTCCGTCATATTTCAGAATTTCAGTTACGGCATAGGCCGTAAATACCGGCGGATGACAGTTTTTCTTTCCGTTTCCCGGGATCAGAATCTCTATTCTATCCGGAAGTTCTTCTTCCAGCATCACCTGATAAACCCTCGGGTCTATTGCCGGCAGGTCTCCCGTGGACAACGCCACCTTACTGCATCCCATCAGCTGCTGTAAACCAACTTTCACGGAATCAAACATTTCCCCGTTGGAATAGTTCGCATGAAACGCCGTCATTACTTTTCCGACCCACTGTTTCCGAATATAGGTTTCCAGTTCTGTATGATTATGGCCGGTCACGACCACCACCTTCTGTACTCCACCATCCAGCATATGCTGGACAGACCAGAAGATCATCGGCTTCCCTGCAATTTCCATCAAAGGTTTAAATATCCGCATCCGACTGGACATACCGGCTGCCAGGATCACTCCTCCCATCATGCTTTGACACTCACGCCCGGCTGATCATATAATCCGACTTCAATCACACCGCCGCAGACCACGCCCTTGTCACAGACAAAATTATTTCTCAGATTCTCCATCGTTTACACCTGTGATCTCGTATTGTGATAAACACAGAACGGGATCAGTTTTCCTTCCTTATACACATGAACGGAACAATGCATTACTCTTCCCAGGTCGATATTACTCAGATCCTGAAACATCATTCCACTGATACAGAAACTTGCGTCACTCATCTCTTTCTTCTGGGCCATCAGGGACCCCGACGCATATTCTCCCCCTTTAACTCTTGACCAGCGATTCTTCACATGAAACTGATTTTTCACCAGATTAGATATGCCGTTTTCCGACCCACTGCTTCCGCAGCAGCATCCACCTTCCGCATCCTGAAGTGTCTCCAAATGGTCTCCTTTTCGTTTGAATTCCACATGGAATCCACATAACGGTGCATCGCAGGCTGACGGCAGAATCTGTTCTCTCCGGATCAGTCCGTCGGTCTGTTTTTCCATTGCGTTCATCATCTCCGGTAAGGTGCAGTGTTCTCCTTCAAAATACCGTCCCATATAGGTTATCGGCTGAAAATGAATTCCCCTCACGGCAGGCGCATGATCCAGCGCAAACCGGATGATACTTCCGATCTGTCCGTCGTTAATTCCCGGAATGACTGTCGGTACCAAAACCACCCCCAGTTCTGCCCGATCACAATTTTCAATAGCTTTCTTCTTAATCTCCAGAAAACGCCCGCCGCGGATCTTTTCGAATGCCTCTTCCGTCGTTCCATCAAACTGAAGAAAGACACAGGATGCACCGGCCTCTTCCAGATCTTTTGCGAAAGAGGCATCTTCCGCCAAGCGCACACCGTTGGTATTGATCTGTATATAGAGAAATCCCTTCTTTTTCGCATAGGATACAATGTCGAAAAAATCCGGATGGATGGTCGGTTCTCCGCCGCTGATATGGATAAAGCGAAGACCTTTATCATACATATCGTCCAGACATCGGTACACCTTATCCGTCGGCATATGTTCTCCTCTGCCGCTGTCAGCAAAACAGA
This genomic window contains:
- a CDS encoding nucleotidyltransferase family protein yields the protein MMGGVILAAGMSSRMRIFKPLMEIAGKPMIFWSVQHMLDGGVQKVVVVTGHNHTELETYIRKQWVGKVMTAFHANYSNGEMFDSVKVGLQQLMGCSKVALSTGDLPAIDPRVYQVMLEEELPDRIEILIPGNGKKNCHPPVFTAYAVTEILKYDGTMGLKGFYDRHRDWIRYVRIEEPGCFMDLDYREDVAAVEELLSENNSHPAHRAE
- a CDS encoding radical SAM protein produces the protein MRILYATASLCPICKKRIEGAYVETDGKVHLKKICPEHGAFQTRVWEGEGFTEWCNNWRPETEDSPWCPEECGVCENHKNQTCCAILDITTQCNLRCPICFADSGRGEHMPTDKVYRCLDDMYDKGLRFIHISGGEPTIHPDFFDIVSYAKKKGFLYIQINTNGVRLAEDASFAKDLEEAGASCVFLQFDGTTEEAFEKIRGGRFLEIKKKAIENCDRAELGVVLVPTVIPGINDGQIGSIIRFALDHAPAVRGIHFQPITYMGRYFEGEHCTLPEMMNAMEKQTDGLIRREQILPSACDAPLCGFHVEFKRKGDHLETLQDAEGGCCCGSSGSENGISNLVKNQFHVKNRWSRVKGGEYASGSLMAQKKEMSDASFCISGMMFQDLSNIDLGRVMHCSVHVYKEGKLIPFCVYHNTRSQV